Genomic window (Fluviispira vulneris):
TTTTTATTATGGATAGGAGAGTTTTTAAAGAAATCATAAATACTCTTATGCGATAAACCATAATAATCGTTCATTACTTGATAATAAGGCGGTAATTTAAAACCTAGATTCTTACCAATATTTATGCGATCTTCATCTATTTTTTCTAAAAAACGAGCAGTTTCAATTGAAACACCATCTTTATAGAAATAGTATTCTTCTTTGTTACCAATTCTGCCTGCATTGAATAAAACAGATGGAGGATGACTTATACCACATGGATCGTATAAACCTGTTTCTATAAAGCTTGACATTGTAACCAATTCACACGGAAAGAAATCTTGAATTGCTGTTTTAATTTCTTGTCCATGGGAATAATTTAAAGAAGAAATACCCATTTTATTTTTAATTGCTAATATATTTGCAAATGAAGGTTTTTCTGATCGACAAGCATATGGAAAAGAAGTGATATCTGCTATCAAAATTTCTTTTTCCCACCCTGATCTTTTTAAAATATCATATTGAAAAATTCCTGAAAAATGTCCAGATAAATTTATAACAATTTGGTTGCTTTCTATATATGGAAGCATATTTATAAAAATGGCTTCATGAGCTGGCACTGGTAAAGCAATAAAAATATATTCTGTATTTTTTAATGCTTTTTCAATGTTCGTGGTTACAAGATTTAATTTCCCGAATCCTTGAACAACCCCTTGACATTGCACCCCACCATTTCTATTCACAGCTTCGTAACCACCGAGATGTCGAGGATGTGCATATAAATTTACAGAGTGCCCCAATATAGAAAAATGTCCTGCTAAAGCTTGTCCGCCATGCCCACAACCAATGACAGCAATTTTTTTCATTTTTACATCTTTCATAATAAAATTTAGTTAAATATTATTTTTATTTGTGTTCAATTTTTGTTGTCTACCATCTAAAAAGCCAGATTGCATAGCTTCTTCATACATAACTTCCATCGCTTCGATTCCATGGGTTTTTGCCCATACGTTTCTATCAAGGAAATAGACTTGATTCTGTTTGAATGCACGAACATCTTTCCACAATGGATTTGCTTTTAATTTTTCATAGGGAGCAAGATCTCCATCTGTTAATAAAATAACGATTTGATCTGGATTTTTTTGTAAAACACCTTCAACCGTGATATCTACACGATGCATAACACTTGTATCTTTAATAAGATTTGTTTTATTTAAATCTTTTAAAATTGGGGTCGCAATCGCATTTGAGGAAAGAACTCTAAAAATACCACTTGGAGTAATAAAGCCCATCAAAACAGTTTTTGGTTTTGACTTCATAGACATTGCAATGGCTTTATTACGGATTTCATCATGATGCTTAATTATTCCATCAACTTTATCTTCAGTATTTGTGATACTCGCAAGAATTTTTAAGTTTTTAACTTGTTCAGCGGGATCGCCTAGGATACCATTCAATAAAATAGTTGGAGCAATCTTGTTAAGTTGTGGCAATAAACCTGATATAAATGTGACTTCACCAATGATAAGATCAGGCTTTAATTTCGCAATTGCTTCTAAACTCGGTTCGTCTCGGGTTCCGACTCCAGGAATATCTTTTATAAATTCTTGCAAGTGAGCTGGATCTTGCCCTTCTGTATTATCACTTTTTCCCATACCGACAGGTTTAACGCCCAGCAATTTTAATTCATCGAGTAAGCCAAATTCAAGTACAACAATTCTCTCAGGTTTTTTATCTAACTTAACAACTCCATTTTCTGCCTTTACAGATAATGGGAATTCAGCTGCGCCACAAATAGGCATATATAAACTTAAGAGAGCAGAGACAAGAAGTTTTTTCATACGAAGCTCCTAAAAATATAAAAGAAAATATTGATAATGAAATTCATTCTCAATAATATGTTTGATAGACAAACTCATTTTTTTTGTCAAGAAAGTTTCAAATGTATTTGATTTAACGATTGAGATTTTATAAAAATTTTATATTTAAAATAATTGGTAGTCTATTTTTTAAATAATTCAAATTAAATATAATAATTTTTTTTTTAATTTAAGTAGATTTATCAATTTACCGAATTTTTATTATTTGGTGTCCCCGCTAAGAATCCCGATTCAATTGCTTCTTGATACTTAATCTGCATAGCTTCAATCCCGTGAGTTTTTGCCCAGACATTTCTATCTAGGAAATAGATTTGATTTCCCTTAAATGCACGCACATCTTTCCATAAAGGATTTTCTTGTAACTTTTTATAAGGTGACATATCACCATCAGTCAATAGAATAGCAATTTGATCAGGATTCATATTAATAATCCCTTCGACTGTAACTTCAACTCTATGCAAAGAACTTTTATCTTGAATCAAGTTTATTTTGTTTAAATCTTTTAATATCGGTGTCGCAATTGCATTGGAAGAAAGAGCTCTAAAAACTCCACTTGGTGTTATATATCCGATCAAAACTTTTTGCTGGGGAAATTTATGAGCGATTGCAATTGCATTGTT
Coding sequences:
- a CDS encoding ABC transporter substrate-binding protein translates to MKKLLVSALLSLYMPICGAAEFPLSVKAENGVVKLDKKPERIVVLEFGLLDELKLLGVKPVGMGKSDNTEGQDPAHLQEFIKDIPGVGTRDEPSLEAIAKLKPDLIIGEVTFISGLLPQLNKIAPTILLNGILGDPAEQVKNLKILASITNTEDKVDGIIKHHDEIRNKAIAMSMKSKPKTVLMGFITPSGIFRVLSSNAIATPILKDLNKTNLIKDTSVMHRVDITVEGVLQKNPDQIVILLTDGDLAPYEKLKANPLWKDVRAFKQNQVYFLDRNVWAKTHGIEAMEVMYEEAMQSGFLDGRQQKLNTNKNNI
- a CDS encoding NAD/NADP-dependent octopine/nopaline dehydrogenase family protein — protein: MKKIAVIGCGHGGQALAGHFSILGHSVNLYAHPRHLGGYEAVNRNGGVQCQGVVQGFGKLNLVTTNIEKALKNTEYIFIALPVPAHEAIFINMLPYIESNQIVINLSGHFSGIFQYDILKRSGWEKEILIADITSFPYACRSEKPSFANILAIKNKMGISSLNYSHGQEIKTAIQDFFPCELVTMSSFIETGLYDPCGISHPPSVLFNAGRIGNKEEYYFYKDGVSIETARFLEKIDEDRINIGKNLGFKLPPYYQVMNDYYGLSHKSIYDFFKNSPIHNKNKLNPKSLNDRYISEDVPFSLVPWYSLGQSAGYESSAMRNIIDITSILNQVDYLSAGRIITKDHLKAYKICG